A single Nicotiana tabacum cultivar K326 chromosome 5, ASM71507v2, whole genome shotgun sequence DNA region contains:
- the LOC142180797 gene encoding uncharacterized protein LOC142180797 has protein sequence MGETPLSLIYGAKALIPMDVGECTLRYFRANKETSNEAMLVNLELLDERRDMAHTSMAAQKQRIERYYNRRDSLCYFKLGDLVLRKVAQNTRELNAGKLGPTMERPLPVSDVTEKGTYELENQDGEKFPSNLNVAHLKRYYC, from the coding sequence ATGGGAGAGACTCCTCTCTCCCTTATATATGGAGCAAAAGCCCTGATCCCGATGGATGTAGGAGAGTGTACCTTGAGATACTTCCGAGCAAATAAAGAAACAAGCAATGAAGCAATGCTCGTCAATTTGGAGCTACTTGATGAACGTAGGGACATGGCACATACAAGCATGGcagctcaaaagcagagaatagaaagatattacaatcgaagagacAGCCTCTGTTATTTCAAATtgggagacttggttttaaggaaagtgGCTCAAAATACCCGGGAACTCAATGctgggaagctaggtccaacaatGGAAAGGCCCCTACCGGTCTCAGATGTCACCGAGAAAGGGACATACGAGttggaaaatcaagatggagaaaaGTTTCCAAGCAACTtgaacgtggcacacctcaagagatactattgctga